A region of the Bacillota bacterium genome:
CTCACCAGATCCGCTATGGCCTTCGTCTCACTCGACGAGCGCTCCGCCAGCTTGCGCACCTCATCTGCAACGACTGCGAACCCTCGCCCGTGTTCACCTGCCCTTGCAGCCTCGATGGCGGCGTTAAGGGCCAGGAGGTTGGTCTGTTCCGCGATGTCGTCGATGATCTCCAGTATCCGCCCGATCTCTTGTGAATGCTTGTCCAGCTCCCTGATGCGCTCTGCTACCGCGTGTGTCGTGCCTGCTATCCGTTCCATACTTGAGATGACGTTCCGAACCGATTCGCCCCCTCGAGCGGCCGAACGCGCGCTTCGACGCGAAGACTCCCCCACGATCTCCAGAGCTTGCAACGTTTCGTTGAGGGATGCCTTCATCCCGTTCACCACCGTGGACGCCTCATGGACGCTTCTCACCTGCGACTCCGCGCCCTTGGCAACTTGGACTATCGCCTGGTTGACCTGGCCCACAGACGACGCCACTTCATTCACGCTGGAGCTTTGGTCCTGCGCGCCCGCGGCCACTTGCTGAACGGTGTCGGATATCTGCTGCACAGCTTTGGCCGACTCCTCCGCGGATGCTGACAGCTCTGAGCTCGTTGCCGCCACGGTCTGCGCGGAGGCGGTCACCTCTCTGACCAGAGTCCTCAGGCTTTCCAGCATGCTGGCGAACGCCTTGGTCAATGTGCCTATTTCGTCCGCGGATCGAGCCACGGGAGCCTCGGATAGATCGCCCCTCGCCGCCTTGTCGGCCGCGCGGACCAGCCTCTGAACCGGGTCGATGACGGCCTTGGTGAGCAAGAGGCCGAACACGAGGCCCAGCAAGCTGGATACCACCATTACCGCTATGACGTCGCGAGTCGCGGCGGAAGCTGTTCTGTTCGCTTCAGCCACGACCGCGTTCACTTGTCCCTCAATCAACGCAATCATCTCGGCGATGGAGGTGTTCAACCGGTGTCCCACCTCACGTCCACGTCCGCGCACCAACTCGATGGCTTCCTGGCCCCGCATCTGGCTTGCGAGGCCTGTCGCTTCCTCCAAGAATGCCGTGAACTCCTTCCATTCCCCACCCACATCTGCATGGATGCGCTTGCCCTCATCCGTTACGAGCATGGATCCAACACGACCGTAATCAGCCTCGAATTCGCTTCGGCGCTTCCGGATCTCTTCCTCGCGCGCCTTGGAGTCCATTTCGCTCGTGCTCATGGCGAGCTCGAGCACTTGCAGCTCGAGCTCAGACACGTGCGCGTCCATCTTCTTCAGAAGCTCCGTCTTCGGAAGCCAATTGGTGGCAAGCTCGACAGCATCCGTCTTCACCGCCTCGAGCCGCGTGAGCGCGAACGCTCCGATCCCGACTCCGCTGCCGATGAGGAGCACCACCAGGGCCACGATCTTGAATCTTAAGCTGATGTTCATGAACCACTTCACCGCACACGCCTCCCAGCTCCGTCTCTTGTTTCGTTCGTTGCGGGGTTGCGTACGTCGCACCCTGCTTCGCCAGCACATGGTTCTCATCGGCTGTGCTCGTCGTGCAGGCGATCCGCCCGAATGCCCGCATGAACGTCGCCCCGCCCGCGGACTTCCGCAACGCTAGGGCAACTGAAGATCCTTGCGCAGCAGGTACGCCTTGAGCGCCTCGACGATCACCGGGTCGAACTGCGTCCCCGCGCAACGCTGGAGTTCATCTATGGCTGCGCTGATGGGGAGCGGCGGCCGGTACGCCCGCTCAGTAACCATTGCGTCCAGACTATCCGCCACGCACAAGATCCTGGATCCGAGGGGGATTTCGTCTCCTGCCAGGCGGTCCGGATAGCCGCGACCGTCCAGACGTTCGTGATGATGGAGCACGATCTGCGCTATGTGGATAAGGCCTGGCACCTCCGAGACTATCTCGTAACTGAGGCCCGGGTGCTTACGAATCTCCGCCATCTCTGCCTCGGTGAGCTTTCCCGCTTTCAGTAGGTAGGCTTTGGGCACGCCTATCTTCCCTATGTCGTGGACAAGCCCCGCGAGACGCAGAGCCCCCTGTATGTCTGGAATCAGCCCAAGTTCGCGGGCGATGGTCGCACTGAGATTGCCTACCCTGGTGGAGTGGCCGGCAGTGACGGGATCGCGCATCTCCACTAGAGCTGCTGCGGCGAGCAAGAGCGCTTTCTGGCGGGACGCGCTCAGGGGTTTTTGCGAAGACAGTTCGGTGATGAGTCTGTCCAGCATCCAGCACGTCTCCCATACGGTGGTGTGTGCCGCCGGCTGGAACGGCATGGGATGCCAGGTGCCCATGGCACCTATCGGGTGACCTCGCGGAAGACTCAGGCAGCGAGGTCCCGAGCGACAGACCTTCCGCACAGAGCTGAAATCGATGCGGACGATGCATCCCAGGAGCCGGGGCGGAGAGTTGTGGGTTCCCGGCGACGCCCAACCGACGGCTGGTTGAATTCGGTCGCGAATGTGGTCGCGCAAGGCAGCACTGGAAACTCTGCCTGATGCTGGATATGACTATTCGACGTGCGTCGAGGAATTCCTGCAAAGTCCGCCACTTCGGGAAAAACTCGGGTTTGGGTGCGGAGCGGAGCCGTTCACTCCTGGGCGACAATGTCCTCGAACTTGTAGGTGAATTCCACGAGCTTGGGGGACATGAGAATGGGGCACCCACAACGTACGGCAAGCGCCACGGCGTCGCTGGGGCGTGAGTCTAGGACGAGTGACTTGCCGTCCTGGTATAAGTGGATCTCCGCGAAGAACACTCCTTCTCTGGCGTCGGTGATTACAACTTTCTCCACGGTTGCGCCGAGGTCTTCGCACACTGTCTTGAGGAGATCATGCGTGAGAGGGCGAGGAGGCTCTTCTCCCTGTACCGCAATGGCTATGGATTGAGCCTCGAACGGGCCTATGCCGATAGGCAGGATGACCCTCTGATCCGCGTCAGTCAATAGCATGGAAAAGCTGCTGCTCTCATCGGCTATAACGCTCAGGACCTTCATTTCCAACACCGCGATCACCTTCCTCCGTGCTTCTATTCTACCACAGCCGCCAAGACGTGTTCCTCCTCAACGAGGGAAATTACGCTCTGCCGTGGAAAGGCCAGAGGCCGTCACCCGACCCGTACATCACACTGTCTCAGATGCTGCCGAGGAGTCAATTCACGGTGAGGATTGGCACCAAGGTATGGCATTAGCCGATGGCTCGTGGTAGAATGTCCATTAATACATGGCCCGAACAGTTCGTTCCGGGCCGCGGAGGGAGACGGAATGAACGCACCGGCTATGGGCGACTCACGTTCAAGAGGGATCATCGCCACGTACGCCGACCATCTCCCGAAGGTGGATCCAGCCGCCGTGATCACGCTGGGAGAAGGCGGGACTCCACTCATCGAGGCCCGCGCAGTATCAGCTGCGGTGATGGAGGCCCAATGGCACGCACGCGCCGAGGTGGGAAGGAACGCAGCTCGGGCGGAAGAGGCCGTCCCGCCCTTCTCGGCAGGAGACGACGTCTTGCGCGTGTACCTCAAGTACGAAGGGCTGAACCCCACCGGGTCATTCAAGGATAGAGGTATGGCTTACGCCGTGAGCAAGGCTCGGGAAGCCGGTTACCGGATAGGGGTTTGCGCGTCTACGGGCAACACCTCAGCCTCAGCCGCAGCCTATTGTGTGAGGGCAGGGATCCGGCCGGTGGTCATCATCCCTGAATCCGCCGTTGCCGCCGGGAAGCTGGCTCAGGCAGTAGCCCATGGGGCGGCGGTCGTGGCCGTCCGAGGCAACTTCGATCAGGCCCTTGCGGTGGTGCGGGAGCTCGTGGCGCGTCACCGGATCGCGCTTCTCAACTCCCTCAATCCCGATCGCATCGAGGGACAGAAGACCGCTGCCTTCGAAGTGTGTGATCAGCTAGGGGGACGGGCGCCAGACTATCTGGCGATTCCGGTGGGAAACGCGGGCAACATCACAGCGTACTGGAGAGGCTTTCGCGAGTACAGGGAGAGCGGAAAGATCCCGTCGCTGCCTCGCATGATCGGATTCCAGGCTGCAGGGGCCGCTCCCCTAGTGGAGGGTAGGCCTGTGGACCGACCGCAGACGGTCGCCACGGCTATAAGGATAGGCAACCCGGCGAGCTGGAAAGGCGCGATCGCGGCCAGAGACGAGTCGGGCGGCCTGATAGACAGCGTGACTGACGATGAGATCCTCAGTGCGTGCCGGCTGCTGGCGGCGAGAGAGGGGGTCCTCGTGGAGCCCGCGTCGGCGGCGTCGGTTGCGGGCGTGATCAGGCTGGCGCGCAGGGGCTATTTCTTGGGCAAAGGTCACGCGACGGTCGTGTGCGTCCTTACCGGCCATGGATTGAAGGATCCCGAAGCCATGATGCGGCTGGGGGAGTCGCCTCTCTTGACAGAACCTGACATGACTTCGGTAGAGCGCGTTCTCGCCGCGGCTGGCGTCAGGCTTGGCTGAACACCTGTGCCAATGGAGTCGGCGGTCCGCGGTCGTGCGGCTCGTGTCTGCCGCGTGCGCCCTCGCCTGCGTGATGATTGTGCCCGTGGATGCATCAAGTGGCCGTGGACACGAAACGATGGCCCAGCGAGAAGAGAACGTCGAAAGGTCGGAAACACGTCTTCGGATCAACGGAAGCAAGCCTCACGAGAAGGAAGTAGGCGAGAGGGAAGGCGATGTTCGTGGCAACTTCTGTCGAAGTCTTCGTGCCGGCATCAGTGGCGAACCTCGGCCCGGGTTTCGACGCCGTGGGCATGGCCCTCGAGATATTCAACGTGGTCAGGATGGGTACCGCCCCTACCGGCCTCGAGATCACCGTCCTCGGGGACGATGGGGATCAGCCGGCCGACCGGACCAATCTCGTGGCCAGATCAGCAGTCGCCTTATTCGAGGAAGCAGGGCTGGTCGTGCCGGGGCTCCGCATTCACGTGAACCAGGCGATCCCGGTGTCGCGAGGTCTTGGTTCCAGCGCCGCCGCCATCGTGGCGGGGCTCGTGGGCGCCAACGCCCTCGCGGGTTTTCCTCTTTCCAAGGACGCCTTGCTCGAGCTGGCTGTCGAGATCGAAGGCCACCCTGACAACGTGGCCGCCGCGCTCTTCGGCGGCTTCGTGGTAAGCGTTTCCGACGGCAATCGGCCTCCGTGTCATCTCAGGCTCGACGTCCCTGGGAGTCTTCACGTGGTGGTCGCCATACCCGACCTCCACGTGTCAACGGAGCTCGCCCGAAGCATCCTCCCCGAAAGCGTGACGCTGGCGGACGCTGTGCACAACATAGGCCGCGTGGCTCTCCTCGTGGGAGCCATCGCGTGTGGCCGGCTCGACTTTCTATCCGCTGCTATGTCGGACAGGCTTCACCAGCCCTATCGCGCGAATCTGGTGCCAGGTCTAGACAACGTGCTTGTTGCAGCGACTCGGGCAGGGGCTCTCGGGGCCGCACTGAGCGGCTCGGGTCCGTCGGTCGTTGCCTTTGCCCGCACCAACCCCCATAGCGTGGCGGAAGCCATGCTAGAGGCGTTCGGCGCCAGCGGGGTAGCGTGCCGAACCGTCGTGACCCGCGTCTGCCCACGAGGTGCGGTCGTGGTCGAGGACCCGGAAGCGTCCGGGGAAGAGCCGCTATTCGGGGGCGCTGAGTCGTGCTCACCAACTGACCGTTGTTCGTCGGACTCCGCGAGAGCGAGCGCGTCCCGAAGATGGTAACGGCTGTTGGCGCGGATGCGGGAACGCTTCCTCAGAGGTCGGGGTTCCGGCGGTTCCAAGACTACTCAGCCGCGTTCCGTGCCTCATCTGACTGCCGGTGGGCCTGTGGTCTCGCCCAGCGTCAATTGGGCTGAGAGCCGCACAGACCGGGGTCTGGCTTTCGGATCGCGCACTCTCTCGAGCAAAAGCTCAGCAGCTATCGAGCCCATCTCCGCTGCGGGCTGTGTTACTGCGCTGATGCGCGGCACGGTCACGGTGTTTGGGGCATCGAACCCAAGCACCGAGACGTCGGTGCCGGGCGCAAGGCCCAGTGTGTTCAAGCAACGGATTACGAGCATGGCGCTCTGATAGTCAAAGCAAAAGAGGGCAGTCGGCGGCTCCTCGAGCTTCAGGAGTCGCTCCACTATCCCGGCGAGTTCACGATGGGCCGCTACCGGGCTCGCCGTGAGGTCTTGTGTGCGATCGAAGTACCCGTTCTCCCTGATGAGCGCCGACAAAGACACCAATAGATCGGAACGGGGCTGGAGATCGTGGAGCTTGAGCCCGTTCTGGAAGCCGCGCAAGCGTTCTCTGTTGACGTCGCTTTCGAAGTCTATGGAGATCACGCCGATATTGCGGTGTCCGAGCTCGGTCAGGTGATCGACTCCGAGCATGGCCGCTCCTGCGTTGTCCACTTCCACGAGAGATATCTTTGGCTCCCCAAGGGGGGATTCGATGGCCACGACAGGGATTCCGGCGCGCACGGCATCATGGATCGTCCTTCGGTTTGCCACGTAGTTCACGATGATGCCGTCCACTCGGTGACGGAT
Encoded here:
- a CDS encoding bifunctional nuclease family protein, with the protein product MKVLSVIADESSSFSMLLTDADQRVILPIGIGPFEAQSIAIAVQGEEPPRPLTHDLLKTVCEDLGATVEKVVITDAREGVFFAEIHLYQDGKSLVLDSRPSDAVALAVRCGCPILMSPKLVEFTYKFEDIVAQE
- a CDS encoding HD-GYP domain-containing protein; translation: MLDRLITELSSQKPLSASRQKALLLAAAALVEMRDPVTAGHSTRVGNLSATIARELGLIPDIQGALRLAGLVHDIGKIGVPKAYLLKAGKLTEAEMAEIRKHPGLSYEIVSEVPGLIHIAQIVLHHHERLDGRGYPDRLAGDEIPLGSRILCVADSLDAMVTERAYRPPLPISAAIDELQRCAGTQFDPVIVEALKAYLLRKDLQLP
- the thrC gene encoding threonine synthase; the protein is MNAPAMGDSRSRGIIATYADHLPKVDPAAVITLGEGGTPLIEARAVSAAVMEAQWHARAEVGRNAARAEEAVPPFSAGDDVLRVYLKYEGLNPTGSFKDRGMAYAVSKAREAGYRIGVCASTGNTSASAAAYCVRAGIRPVVIIPESAVAAGKLAQAVAHGAAVVAVRGNFDQALAVVRELVARHRIALLNSLNPDRIEGQKTAAFEVCDQLGGRAPDYLAIPVGNAGNITAYWRGFREYRESGKIPSLPRMIGFQAAGAAPLVEGRPVDRPQTVATAIRIGNPASWKGAIAARDESGGLIDSVTDDEILSACRLLAAREGVLVEPASAASVAGVIRLARRGYFLGKGHATVVCVLTGHGLKDPEAMMRLGESPLLTEPDMTSVERVLAAAGVRLG
- the thrB gene encoding homoserine kinase, whose product is MFVATSVEVFVPASVANLGPGFDAVGMALEIFNVVRMGTAPTGLEITVLGDDGDQPADRTNLVARSAVALFEEAGLVVPGLRIHVNQAIPVSRGLGSSAAAIVAGLVGANALAGFPLSKDALLELAVEIEGHPDNVAAALFGGFVVSVSDGNRPPCHLRLDVPGSLHVVVAIPDLHVSTELARSILPESVTLADAVHNIGRVALLVGAIACGRLDFLSAAMSDRLHQPYRANLVPGLDNVLVAATRAGALGAALSGSGPSVVAFARTNPHSVAEAMLEAFGASGVACRTVVTRVCPRGAVVVEDPEASGEEPLFGGAESCSPTDRCSSDSARASASRRW
- a CDS encoding LacI family transcriptional regulator, with protein sequence MADKGVAMMAATIRDVARKAGVSHTTVSNVVNNVPKVSEETRQRVLKAMAELGFEPNLAARSLYTKRSYLVGYMVPAITNEFFMNVARGAERVLYREGIGLFLCDTTLASEREADYLRRLIRHRVDGIIVNYVANRRTIHDAVRAGIPVVAIESPLGEPKISLVEVDNAGAAMLGVDHLTELGHRNIGVISIDFESDVNRERLRGFQNGLKLHDLQPRSDLLVSLSALIRENGYFDRTQDLTASPVAAHRELAGIVERLLKLEEPPTALFCFDYQSAMLVIRCLNTLGLAPGTDVSVLGFDAPNTVTVPRISAVTQPAAEMGSIAAELLLERVRDPKARPRSVRLSAQLTLGETTGPPAVR
- a CDS encoding methyl-accepting chemotaxis protein produces the protein MKWFMNISLRFKIVALVVLLIGSGVGIGAFALTRLEAVKTDAVELATNWLPKTELLKKMDAHVSELELQVLELAMSTSEMDSKAREEEIRKRRSEFEADYGRVGSMLVTDEGKRIHADVGGEWKEFTAFLEEATGLASQMRGQEAIELVRGRGREVGHRLNTSIAEMIALIEGQVNAVVAEANRTASAATRDVIAVMVVSSLLGLVFGLLLTKAVIDPVQRLVRAADKAARGDLSEAPVARSADEIGTLTKAFASMLESLRTLVREVTASAQTVAATSSELSASAEESAKAVQQISDTVQQVAAGAQDQSSSVNEVASSVGQVNQAIVQVAKGAESQVRSVHEASTVVNGMKASLNETLQALEIVGESSRRSARSAARGGESVRNVISSMERIAGTTHAVAERIRELDKHSQEIGRILEIIDDIAEQTNLLALNAAIEAARAGEHGRGFAVVADEVRKLAERSSSETKAIADLVSQVKQATDKAVAAIDSGLKEVETGSELSQEAGNALAQISSDATEGETLIGRLIQSAQALGEASDRVGKAIDDIVSVAEENTAATEQMAAGAEEVRKAVDAIASVSEETAASVEEVSASAEQVSASIQEMATSAESLADMAERLREAVSRFKV